GAGTCGGAGGAGTTGAGGGAGCTGAGCGAGACGGCCTCCGAACCGCTGCCCTCGTAGTCGAACACCAGCAGGGAGTCGTaggggggggccgtggggtcCGTGTCAGCCGCCTTCAGGTTCTGGGGGGGTAGAATAGGAGCTCAGTGACCAGCCTCTGGCCAGGGGCTccgctgtcccctgccagcgGGCACTGTGCTTGCCCCAGCCACAATCCCGCAGGATGGGAATGCGTGCGGCCCAGCGGTGTCAGCACAGACGGAGGGAGCTGTGGCAACGTGCATTGCACCCCTGCCCCAGGGCAACGCATGGGGCTGGGCTCACCTCGTCGATGAAGTTTCCGATCTCATCGGGGTtggcgggccggggccggtaCTGGGGGGCCGCCATCAGCGGGGGGGCCACGTCGTTGCGGATCACCTCGGGGCGGGCATCCAGGCCGCGGTGCAGCTGGCTCAGGTCGTAGTCCTGTGTGGGGATGGAGACAGGGGGCATGAAGAGACAGCAAGACTATACTCAAGGGATGGCCTCAGACAGTGCTGGAAGGACCAGGGGCCTGCAGGAGACTGGGTAACCCCCAAGGGAGGATGTGGGGACGAGCAGGTCCATGGGAACCTTGCGCACCCCAGCTGTTCACTGTGGCTACGgcagtgccctggggagccgTGCTACCACCCACAGTGGGGAACCCCATGGGCGGGACTGTGGCCCAGCACCCCTGTCCCACCTGGTCCTCCTCGCCGCCACCCTCCTCGTCGTAGTGGTAGACATTGTCCCGCATGTCGTCCtcgggcggcagcagcggctccttcaccaccttcctcctcctcacaaagagcagcagcagcagcagcaggactgcgAGCAGAGGGCATGGCGTCAGCACCACCGGGAGAAAGCggccccatccctgtccccaccacaCAGTACTCACTCAGCAGCGCCAGGATGCCCCCCAGGATGCCCAGGATTGCAGGGACACCCAGGCCGCTGGCGATGAACGCTCTCCGCTCACAGTTTTTGGCTGCCCCTTCGCACTCGCACACCTGGGCTTTGACTTGTGTCACCTGCGCCTTGCCCTGGCTGTCCGTCAGCCTCAGGAAGATGCTGTACTCCCCCGgctccagctccttctgcagtTTCAGGACCAGCGAGTCTTGTGCGGGAGAGAGAGGGCTTGGGGTCAAGGTGGGTCCCGGCTCCCACATTTGGGGACACCCTCAGCACCCGCAGGGCTTTGCCACGTGGCAGTACCCCATCACGGGGACCGGTAGGAGCTCCAGTGCCAGTAGCATGCAGGGTGGCTCAGAGAGATCCGGCTAGGATGTGGCCCTTGCTCAGTGTCCCCCCACTGCCCTGCGCCACAGGCGGGTGGCTGGGACGGACCCCACGGCACCTACCTTGGCCGGACACCTTGACGGTCCAGTTGGTGCTGGAGCCGTGCTCCAGCGCTGCCTCGAAGGGGTACGTGTTTGGGGGCAGGTCCTTGTCGACGATGGTCAGCGTCTGCTCCTCAGGCTGCCGGCTGCAGATGTCGAAGATCCGGGGCTCCGGCGTGGGCCCGTTGTCGTTCACAtcctggaggagcagcagcagcgtccCCGTGCCAGTTGCGTCCGGCAcccctgcagagctggctgtTAGCGAGGCGCCCGGAacccgtccccgtgccctgcgcggccgccccgcggcccccggctCCCTGCAGGGCGGCGCGTCCTCACCGTTGTCCACGGCCAGGACGATGGCCTTGTAGGTGCTGTTGATGGCGTGCACCGACTCCCGGTCCAGCGGCTGGACGGCCGTGACGATGCCGTTCTCGGGGTGGATGGCCAGCCACCCCGCGGGGTCGCTGCCCATGCGGTACCTGGGCAAGCGAGGGTCAGCGGGGGGGCTCCGTGCCCACCCTGGCCCGTGCGGCCAGGTGGGAAGGGGCACGCAGCCCTcgcgcccccgccgccacccccaCTCACGTGATCTTGTTCCTCTGATCCTTGTCGGGGTCCTGGGCCGTGTAGGATGTGACCTCGTGCCCCACCGGCAGGTCCTCCGACACCTCCACCCTCTTGACAGGGGGCACGAAGACGGGGGGCTCGTTCACATCCCTGACGAGCACCAGGACGCTGGCCGAGGAGAGCCCGAGGGACACGGAGAGGGGGACTTTGTTCTCCACCGTCACCACGAGGTCGTAGCGGCTCCTGGTCTCGTAGTCCAGGCCCTGGAGGTCGGCAGAGAAGAGCTGGGCTGGAACCAGCGCCGGTGGGGACGCGGCGtgcacggggcagccccgcagcgccaCGACCCACCTTGGCGGTTCTCAGGATGCCGTCGTTGGTGTTGGGGTCGGTGGTGATGCTGAAGGCGCCGTCCTGGTCTCCGCTCTTGATGCGGTAGACGGCTTGCCAGGCCGGGGAGCCCGGCATGTCCAGGTCCGTCACGTGCAGCCtggccacctccagccccacctCGTTCTCGTCCACCGTCCCCTCGTACTGTGAGAGGGGGCACAGGGGCGGTCACCTCATGTGGGGGCCGGGGGAGTGGGGGAAGCGACTCGCGGGAGCCGGCTCGGGTGCGGGAGACGGGTACCATGGTGGGGTCGAAGACGGGAATGTTGTCGTTGGCATCCGTGACCTCGATGACGGCCGTGGCGGTGGTGgacagccccctgccctcctggtCCGTGGCCTGGACGATCAGCGTGTAGTTGGGGGTGGCCTGCAAGCAGAGCGCACCGCGGTCAGaggcgccccgctccccgcagccggTCCCACCGCGGGGCGCGGGTGCCGGGACGCGGCGCCCACCAGGCGCCCACCTCCCGGTCCAGCCCCGTGCCGAGGACGCTGATGACGCCCTTCTGGGGGTCAATGGTGAACATCTGGTGGTGTGGGTGCGGCGGCTCCTGGCTGACGATGGAGTAGCTGATGATGCCGTTGTCCACGTTCACCGCGTCGTCCGCGTCCGTGGCGTTCACGGTCATCACGGAGGTGCCTGGCGCGGGGACGAGCCGGGGAGACGTCACTCACGGGACGAGCCCCGCGGGTGCTGCCGTCGGCCCGgcgcagctccggcccggggctctgcagcccccctgcccccagccccgcgcacCCGGCTTCGCGTTCTCCTCGATGTAGCCGACGAAGACCTGCTTGGTGAAGACGGGCTTGTTGTCGTTCTGGTCTGTCACCGTGATGATGATCTCCATGGGGTCCTCCACGGGCTGCCCGTTGGCCGACACGGCGTGGGAGAAGAGCTGCGAGGGCACCGTCAGTGGCACGgcccccttgggaccccccaggtccccccccgccccggccccccactCACGACGTATTTCCCGATCTCCTCGCGGTCCAGCGGCTGCGTCACCTCCAGCCACCCCGTCTCACGCTCGATGGTGAAGACGCCCACGGGGGGGCTGTCCGCCCCCTGCCCCGTGATGCTGTAGAAAACCTTGGTCTCCTTGTCCTTGTTGGATTTGATCTGGCGGTGAGGCGGGGGGCTGTTAGAAGGGGCCTGGCGCTCCGCAGAGGTACCCGCgtcccccccggggctgctcagCCCGGCCGCAGGGCACGGCGCTGGCTCAGCCCTCGTCCCCGCACCGTGGGGCTGCGTACCTGCACCAGCCTCATGGGGAAGGGCCCCCGGTGGTTCTCGAGGCAGTTGATGGGGGGGATGACCCAGTCCCTCTTCTGCCTTCGGAGGCCAGGGCCGGACTCAGGGAAAGTGAGCATGTAGGGCACCCCGTCCTGCGGGAACAGCAATTTGTCCTGGTGCCCACCGGAGCGCAAGGCAGCCGGAGGCACCCACTGCCCGCCCCACGGAGGGGCTGTGGTGACCACAGGCACGGGGACAACACTTCACCTGGTAGCTGTGGCGGTGATGTTGCCGCCACCTGCGCTTTTCCACAGTCACCCAGGCCGAGTGCCTCTTGCCCGTGGCATCCAGGGCAGAGACGCTGAAGTGGATCTTCCGCCCgcggagctgcagcggctgttTCGTCTGGATGATGCCATCCTCGTCCACCTCGAAGCGCGCGTCGTCTGGGACGTACACGGCCTGCGACCGCCCGCCGCAGCCTGAGAACCTcactggggacagggagagcGGGTGGGCCGGGTGGCACCGTGCCTGGCACACCCCACGCGCGGCACATCCCTGCCACGGGGCACATCCCCCCACGTGGCGTGTCCCTGCGGCACAACGTCCCCATGGCACACCCCTGCACGCGGCGCGTTATCGCGGCCGTGCCAGCGGGCAGAGGGTGCTGCTGCGCCGGgtgcttttcaaataaaaacaaggcCGGTGCGTCCAGCTCACCCGCGCTGGCACCCAGCCACCCCAGTAACCGCCAGGGCTGGGTCCCAGGGGCTGCCAGCGCAGGATCCTGCACTGCAGGCAGGGGGGTGACAGTGCACCAGTGCTTGGGGACCCATGGGGGTCACCGAGCCTCCTGCAGGGCCAGGGGCCAGGGCTACGCATCTGCAGCAGGCTTGTGacctgctgcaggacaggggCATCAACCTGCGTGATGGGGAAGGTGCCGCCCCCAGTGCACCCAGGGGTGTGGGGTAGCAAGGGCTCTTTGGGGACAGACCGGGGAGATGGCATCCTGGTGTCACCAGCCTGGCACCCTGCTGGGACCACGGTACGAGCCCTCACACTGGCCACGCTGGTCTGGCACTGGTCACAGCTGGGACTGGCATGCTGGAGACAAGgacagcccgggggggggggaacagcgCGCAGCACGGCGGCGATCAGCAGGCATCACATGAGCGGGGCCGCGCAGCCGGGAGCTCCCTGAACAAACGCTCCTTTGTCTGGGGGATGTTTTGTTtgagccagcagcacccaggctgGGTCCCCCCACCGGCATAGCCACCTCCAGCCCCGGCACGACCGCGGCTCGGGCAGGAGGCACTTGGCGTGCCGGGGCGCTGCCGTGGGATGGCGACGTGCCCAGGGTGGGAAGTGCGGAGCTGGGTGCTCCCAGGGCAGACGTTACTGCCGGGCCCTTTCCACCATCCCTCAGCACATCagcccacctgcagcccagcaatTCAGAGGCGATGGTGGGTGGAAGGCGatagcagagctgggctgggggctgccaccGTGCCCCCGACCCAGCGGGTGCGATgccagcccggcccggcccccagGTGGGTCCCGCAGCCAGGCCGGGGCAGCCGGTGAGGCCGGCTGTGCAGGGACACGCCGGGGCAGGCCGGGCGCTCCCGCACCGGGGGCTCGCAGCAGGGAGGTGCCACGGCCCCCGCGGGCACCCGGGACCTGGCACGGAGCTGGCCGGGTGCAGCGAGCACCGcgctcagcacccagccccgcACCGGCTGCATGCAGGGAGCGCAGGGAGCGCAGGGAGCACAGGGAGCACGCCACGCTCGGCGCCCGCTCCCCATCGCTGTGCTCAACCTGTTTTTCCAGCTCAGCACTTGAAAGCCAACCCCTCCCTGCCCCGTCCTCCCCGGGGGCATGCAGCCATGGGGCCTCAGCAaggcgtggggcagggggaggcggtggggctgggggcaagtTTGGGGGGCTCCTGCACTGCAGGGTGCTCCACGCCTTCCTGGACCCCCACCTGCCACTACCCACGGGGCCAAAATCACCGAATTACTGACTgccggccggggctgggggggggaacaccCCGCACCCCCAGGATTGGGACCTGGGGACCACGGTGCCTGCCAGCCCCCAAGCCACCCCACATCCCGCTGTGACACAGGAAAGTGTCTCgccagggctgggcacaggGTGAGTCACGGGCCCAGCCAAGTGCCACCACCCCAGGACTACCGGGTGCCaccaccccgtgtccccacacagTTGCGCAAGCGCGGTGGCTGCACTGGGGCAGAAGCCAGCAGCGGAGGGGGGACAAACGTCAGCTCCGGGCAGCCCGGGCGAAGGCGCCGTGAGCCGCACGTCCCGCCCAGGCGCACCCCCTGACGTCACCGAGTTTCGCCGTGACTTCAGAGTCTCGAGGTTTCTCCCACCCGGGGCTGATTCAGGAGCTGCGTAGTTGGGGAACATCCGCCCCCGCTGGAGacccacatccccccccagaTGGGGACGTACGCCCACGGCCCACAGAGCCAGGGGCTCCCTGAGGCTCCCTCCCGGGGGTTCTGCCACCCCGTGCCCTGCCCAGGGACCCCTCGCCCACGTGCAAAGCAGCACACGAGGCTGAGCACGGCCCCTGGGTCCCAGTCCCAGCCCAGGGACGCCAGGCAGGTGCTGCCATCCTTCCCTCGGGGCGTGGGAcagccgcagccccagcacccaccgGAAACGGAGGCGCTGGGCAGCTCCTACTGCCCGCATTAACGCAGAGGAAATTGCTCCTTCCTCCACCAGGCTTTTTCATCAGTGGGCCAGGGCGGCAGCACCGCCGTCGGGAGGCTCggagccgcagcagcagccggcCCAGCCCCTGAAGCGCTCAGGGAGCAGGGCCCCACGCCGGCTCTTGCCGCCCCAGCGCCGCGCGGGGCCTATCCAGACCTGTCTGAGGCAAAACACAGCGCTCGACTCATCAGCTTAATTACAGGCCAGCTCGTCAGCCTGCCGCACCGCAGCCCGGCTGAGGTCTTTGAAGCACTGTGTGGCACAGAGGGCAGCATCCTGCCTCTGCTGAGCGTCCCCCTGTGCGGCTGGGCATTGCCACGGCACAGCCAGGCATCACCACGCTGGCGCTGGCACGCACGGGCTGACACAGGCACCCGTCCACTTCCTTCCTCCCACGCGCCTCCTCTGTCCCAGGCCCTGAACTGGGACGCAGGGGATTTCCAGCTGCCCCCCCTGCAGAAACCAGCCCTGCGCATCCTGGGGGTGCGGAGGGCCACGCAACTTCCCATCACCCTGCTAtcaggcacagccccagcagacacaggctgctggtgctgagcagatTCGTTAATGATCAACCAGAAAGCAAACATGTATGGAATGCGTTCGGTGCGGTGCAGGGTCCAGCTCCCTGCACCGATACTGCCAGCGCAGGTGAAACTCAGCCTGAAACTGAGAGCACGGAGGCCCCGCTGCAGTGCTCAGCGCCCCTCGGCCCACTCCGGCACCGCTGCCAGCCACTGACCCGAGCAAATGGCGGCCGAGCCGCCCCCCGCAGCGCCAGGGGCCAGCAGGACCTCGGTGCTGGGAGAGGAAGAGCGTGGTGGGGACACACAGAcaccccaaagcagcagcaggtcctcAGCACCCCAATTTCACGGCCACCCCTTCCTGCGCCTCAAGAACCGCCTCCACCCGTGCACGGCTCTGCATCGGGCCGGGTGCTTGGTGCCGGCACGCAGAGGCACCGCCAGCCCGTGGGGAGCCCACGCGGGGCGGTCGGCTCGGCGGCCGCTCGAGGCCGGGCTCCGCGCCCCACGCCCAGGCCTGCCGGCCCCAACAGGTCTGCGCCGCCTGAGtcagcgccgcccgccccggcgcTGCCGGGAGAGGCGCCCGCTGCCCCCGCACGCCCTCGCCCCGGTGCTGCCGGCACCGACACCTGCACCGCCCCAGCTCCTCGCGGCGCACCGTGCCCGTCGCCAttgccggccccggccccacgcaGCCACGGCTTTGTCCCTCGTTTGCCACCCTTGGCACCCGTCCCTGGGACCACGGCCCTGCACCACCTTGCCGCGCACCGAGCCCGTCCCCACGGGCACACCGCCGTCCCCGTTGCCACCCTTGGTGCCACACACCAAACCCGTCCCCACGCCTCCACAACCCCCTCACCACCCGCCCGTCCCCAGGAGCGCAGCCCCGTGCCACAGCGGGTtgtggggctgcagctcccgcaCCCACGGGTCCCCGCCGCCCCCGTAGGACCCTACCTCGTCCCAGCACCCCTCCCGCCGCCACGCTGTCCCGGGGCACGGTGAAGGTGAAGGTCTCTGCGGCGAAGCcgggctggcagggggctgcctcGTCGCACCGCCGGCCGCCCACCTGCCCGGAGAGAGGTGTCAGCGTGGCCACCGCCGCCCTGTCCcctcccgccccgtcccgtcccgtcccgtcgcCCTTacccggagcagcagcagcagcagggggaagCAGAGGGGGGCCAGGgagccccgctgccgccccaTGGCTCGGTGCCGGTGCTGGACGGTGCGGGACGGTGCGGAGCTGCCGAGCGCTGCTGCCGGTGAGAGCGGCACCGCCCGCAGGTGCTGCgaccccgccccgccccgccccgccgggaggcggccccccccccccaccccggtccagccccggccccccccggcccggcccccagGTCCCCGGGGAGCGGCCCCGCCACCGGCACCCTCCGGCCCCGGAGCCCCCTGGGCGCCCGGGGGAGCTTCGCGGGGGTGGCTCCGGTGGGCAGCCCGGGCACCCCCAAGCAGCGGGGCAGGCGGTGCAGGCTGCCGGGGGGGGAACCCACCGggccccccggtgccaccgccgcctcctgcCCCGCGGCGAGCACCCAGCGCTGACCCCAGGAGCAGGGTCGGGGGCTGAGCCCCCGCCGCAGGGAAGCGGGCAgcacccccccggcacccgcTGCCCCAGGGGAAGCTCTCGGCTCTGTTACTGCAGCGCTGTTAGCGCTTATTGCTGATtgcgggcagcggggggggggggggcgctggggatggggagctcAGGGACCAGCCCTGCCCAAGGATGCCAGCACGGTGTGCGTGGGGATGGGAGGGGGACATAAGACACCCTTGGGCTGGCCCCATGCCCTCCCAGCACCATCACCTGCTTTCCTAGGATCCACTTTGTCCCCCcccatggggacggggacagctcTGGGGAGAGACCCCActgcctggggggggctgcaccccGGTGGTGATGCTGCAGGTCCCCAGCCaaacaggcaggaggagagcagggccCCCCGGCACTTCTCCAGGGCCACAAAACTACACAGAGACAGGAGGATctaaaaaagaaatccacatCCTTTATTAAAACTTCTACATAACCCAGCTTAGCCCATCTGTATCATCACactacatttatttcattaaaaaatacacaggAGGAAGCTGAGGCCGCTTCAGCGGACGCAGAAGGCATCACAGGGAGtgcgggagggagggggcagcgcCGGCCCCAAGGCACAGGCAGGGGTAAGGCTTTCGGCAGCAGGAGCGGCAGcacggggggccgggggggccctaCTCATCGTCCTCCCCGCCGCCGTAGAGCTCCGCCAGCTTCTTGAAGCGGTTGCCCCATTCGTTGAGGTAGTCGTAGTCCTGGTCCTGGTCGGAGTCGGAGGAGTTGAGGGAGCTGAGCGAGACGGCCTCCGAACCGCTGCCCTCGTAGTCGAACACCAGCAGGGAGTCGTaggggggggccgtggggtcCGTGTCAGCCGCCTTCAGGTTctgggggggcagaggaggagctcagcgggggctggagctgccccagggccccgcagcaggggaaggggctcaCCTCGTCGATGAAGGTGCCGATGTCCTCGGGGTtggcgggccggggccggtaCTGGGGGGCCGCCATCAGCGGGGGGGCCACGTCGTTGCGGATCACCTCGGGGCGGGCATCCAGGCCACGGTGCAGCTGGCTCAGGTCGTAGTCCTGCGTGGGGACAGCGCGGGGTCAAGCCAGCCCACGGTGGCACAGGGACCCCCcgtccccagcacccacctggTCCTCCTCGCCCCCGCCCTCCTCCCCATAGTAGAAGACATTGTCCCGCGTGTCGtcctcaggcagcagcagcggctccttcaccaccttcctcctcctcacaaagagcagcagcagcagcaggatgacTGCGGGAGAGGAGCGGCATCAGTGGGGGGACCCCTGCACCCACAGGTGGGGtgcagccccttcccccccccccactcactcAGAAAAGCCAGGAGGGCGCCCAGGACGGCGAGGATGATGGGCACGCCGCTGGCCGTCTGCGGCTCGTAGGCGCAGCTCTCCACCCGCCCCTGGCAGTCGCACACTTGCGCCTTGATGACGGTGACCTGGTCCTTGCCCTGGCGGTCGAAGAGCCGCAGGTAGACGCTGtactcctcctgctccagcgGCTCCGTCAGCCGCAAGGTGACGGTGTCGCCTGCGTGAGATGAGTGACGTGGGTGACCTGGGGTGCCTACCCCCACGGCAGCTAAGGCAGCCATCGTGCCCAGCCCCTGCGTTACCTGTGTCACCAACCTCCACCGCCCAGCTGTCCCCCGAGCCGTGGCTCAGCTCGGCACGGAAGGGACCCGTGTTGGGGGGCAGGTC
The Anser cygnoides isolate HZ-2024a breed goose chromosome 12, Taihu_goose_T2T_genome, whole genome shotgun sequence genome window above contains:
- the CDH1 gene encoding cadherin-1, whose protein sequence is MGRQRGSLAPLCFPLLLLLLRVGGRRCDEAAPCQPGFAAETFTFTVPRDSVAAGGVLGRVRFSGCGGRSQAVYVPDDARFEVDEDGIIQTKQPLQLRGRKIHFSVSALDATGKRHSAWVTVEKRRWRQHHRHSYQDGVPYMLTFPESGPGLRRQKRDWVIPPINCLENHRGPFPMRLVQIKSNKDKETKVFYSITGQGADSPPVGVFTIERETGWLEVTQPLDREEIGKYVLFSHAVSANGQPVEDPMEIIITVTDQNDNKPVFTKQVFVGYIEENAKPGTSVMTVNATDADDAVNVDNGIISYSIVSQEPPHPHHQMFTIDPQKGVISVLGTGLDREATPNYTLIVQATDQEGRGLSTTATAVIEVTDANDNIPVFDPTMYEGTVDENEVGLEVARLHVTDLDMPGSPAWQAVYRIKSGDQDGAFSITTDPNTNDGILRTAKGLDYETRSRYDLVVTVENKVPLSVSLGLSSASVLVLVRDVNEPPVFVPPVKRVEVSEDLPVGHEVTSYTAQDPDKDQRNKITYRMGSDPAGWLAIHPENGIVTAVQPLDRESVHAINSTYKAIVLAVDNGVPDATGTGTLLLLLQDVNDNGPTPEPRIFDICSRQPEEQTLTIVDKDLPPNTYPFEAALEHGSSTNWTVKVSGQDSLVLKLQKELEPGEYSIFLRLTDSQGKAQVTQVKAQVCECEGAAKNCERRAFIASGLGVPAILGILGGILALLILLLLLLLFVRRRKVVKEPLLPPEDDMRDNVYHYDEEGGGEEDQDYDLSQLHRGLDARPEVIRNDVAPPLMAAPQYRPRPANPDEIGNFIDENLKAADTDPTAPPYDSLLVFDYEGSGSEAVSLSSLNSSDSDQDQDYDYLNEWGNRFKKLAELYGGGEDDD